A region from the Xenopus laevis strain J_2021 chromosome 4S, Xenopus_laevis_v10.1, whole genome shotgun sequence genome encodes:
- the znrd2.S gene encoding zinc ribbon domain containing 2 S homeolog isoform X1 — MALQGDDDFWTPPSESELKILRARRERQDRISRLMGDYLLKGYRMLGDSCESCGTILLQDKQKKLLCVSCQELDSDTEKDNPVLNHQAALSQVREHQLSLQTCQENPPAQEAQSVSIPKPKADSPPIKSDPILPNTDAIVLAESAVLDKLCWASHQLQTTSSVEFSSQLCALIGSCAQSLRFLRDLNH, encoded by the exons ATGGCTTTACAGG GAGACGATGATTTCTGGACTCCTCCCTCTGAATCGGAATTGAAGATTCTGAGAGCGCGACGAGAGCGTCAGGACCGAATCAGTCGTCTCATGGGAGACTATTTACTGAAAGGCTACAGAATGCTCGGAGACAGTTGTGAGTCGTGTGGG ACTATTTTACTACAAGACAAACAGAAGAAGCTGCTGTGCGTTTCTTGTCAAGAACTTGATTCGGATACTGAGAAGGACAATCCAG TCCTCAATCATCAGGCAGCTCTGTCTCAGGTGCGAGAGCATCAGCTTTCTCTCCAGACTTGCCAGGAAAATCCTCCGGCCCAAGAAGCACAATCTGTTTCAATCCCAAAACCAAAGGCTGATTCTCCTCCAATCAAGTCTGATCCTATCTTGCCAAATACTGATGCCATTGTATTGGCCGAAAGTGCTGTATTGGACAAGCTTTGCTGGGCATCTCACCAGCTCCAAACAACCTCCTCTGTGGAGTTCAGCTCACAGCTTTGTGCACTTATTGGCTCTTGTGCACAGAGTTTGCGCTTTCTCCGTGACCTCAATCACTGA
- the znrd2.S gene encoding zinc ribbon domain containing 2 S homeolog (The RefSeq protein has 1 substitution compared to this genomic sequence), whose translation MALQGDDDFWTPPSESELKILRARRERQDRISRLMGDYLLKGYRMLGDSCDSCGTILLQDKQKKLLCVSCQELDSDTEKDNPVLNHQAALSQVREHQLSLQTCQENPPAQEAQSVSIPKPKADSPPIKSDPILPNTDAIVLAESAVLDKLCWASHQLQTTSSVEFSSQLCALIGSCAQSLRFLRDLNH comes from the exons ATGGCTTTACAGG GAGACGATGATTTCTGGACTCCTCCCTCTGAATCGGAATTGAAGATTCTGAGAGCGCGACGAGAGCGTCAGGACCGAATCAGTCGTCTCATGGGAGACTATTTACTGAAAGGCTACAGAATGCTCGGAGACAGTTGTGAGTCGTGTGGG ACTATTTTACTACAAGACAAACAGAAGAAGCTGCTGTGCGTTTCTTGTCAAGAACTTGATTCGGATACTGAGAAGGACAATCCAG TCCTCAATCATCAGGCAGCTCTGTCTCAGGTGCGAGAGCATCAGCTTTCTCTCCAGACTTGCCAGGAAAATCCTCCGGCCCAAGAAGCACAATCTGTTTCAATCCCAAAACCAAAGGCTGATTCTCCTCCAATCAAGTCTGATCCTATCTTGCCAAATACTGATGCCATTGTATTGGCCGAAAGTGCTGTATTGGACAAGCTTTGCTGGGCATCTCACCAGCTCCAAACAACCTCCTCTGTGGAGTTCAGCTCACAGCTTTGTGCACTTATTGGCTCTTGTGCACAGAGTTTGCGCTTTCTCCGTGACCTCAATCACTGA